The sequence TGTGCTGTTGTCTTTCCTCTTCACATGAAAGTGCTCCATTTGCAGGATGCCCAGGAGGACGTTTTTGTGTCCCTGGACGACCTCGATTGTCTGGAGCAGCAGCCAGATCTGGATCTGAAGACGGGTCCACCGCCACCAGAGATGAGGTCCTTCTGAACACTTTTAACTCCATTCCTGTGATTTTTAAGCAAGTTCTGAATGTCAATGCATGATGTAGCGAAGCAGAAACGATAGATTATTTGACCTgaattgtgatttatttatggCAAAGTTTCAGACTCTGGATTAACTCTCTCTTGCCCCccgctctctctcctgcagagGCGATCGTTGCATGGACTTCGAGTGCATGGGCCTCCTGGGGCGAGGAGGGTTCGGAAAGGTACGTCCCAGTCACCCGAGGCACCGTGGGCGCAGTGCCGGCAGCTCTAAGAGAATGTGGAGACGCTTCTGAACTGTTTCTGACCCTTTTTACCCTCAAATGTATTGAAGAATGCCCGTGTGCAGAGTGTAGATCCTGTGGCTGAGAGAGGGAGTCGCTCATCTGCACTCTGTCCTTCTCTGACAGGTGGTCCTGGCTGAGTACAAAAAGAACGGAGCGATGGTGGCAATCAAGGCCTTGAAGAAATCGGACATCGTGGCCCGTGGGCTGATTGACAGGTATGGCTTCATCCGTGTTCCAGTGACGCCTCTGGGTCTGTGTCTGCGTCTTCTGCGCCCCAGCTGTGTCTACACGTACGTTCACACGCTATCCGTCGTCTCTCCTCAGCGTCCTGTGTGAGAAGAGGATCCTGGAGGCGTTGATAAACGAGCCCTTCGTGGTCGATTACTACGGCTCCTTCCAGACGGCCCATCACGTGGCCTTCATCTTGGAGTGGGCTCCGGGGGGAGACCTGAGGCCGGGCATCTACACGGACATGTACTCCGAGCCCCGGGCCGTGTAAGTGACCCTCCGAGCCGCACGACGTGAGTACAGAAGCGGAGGACGCGCGATGTAACTGCTTCTCTTGTCGTCCGTCTCTTTTCCTGGACAGGTTCTACGCCGCCTGTGTGGTGCTCGGGCTGGAGGCGTTGCACAAACGCAACATCGTCCACAGGCAAGTCCCCGCTCGTCAGACATGCGCACGACACGCACAGTGCACGCGATGCACCGTCTCGCTGAGTTCAAACCCGTGACGCTGTGTTTTTATCGCAGGGATCTTAAGCTGGAGAATCTGCTGATGGACGCAGACGGCTACGTCAAGCTCGGAGACTTCGGCCTCTGCAGAGAAGGTGCATCAAAAATAAACCGTATTGATTCCCTGCTCTGGCACGTCATGTCTGATTCACACCTGTCCTGCGATGCGTTTCTCACCGACTCTCCGTTTTTCTTGCCAGGGATGGGGGTCAATGATCGGGCCAGCACCATCTGTGGGATGCCCCAGTTCATGGCCCCAGAGATGCTGACCCAGCCGTCCTACACCCGGGACGTGGACTGGTGGTCCTTTGGGGTCCTGCTCTATGAGATGTTGGTCGGAAAGGTGGGTTTCAATCGCACCAGGTCCGGTTCTTGGTGGGATGGCGGTTATTGCCGCCATGAGTGTGATTTTGTGTGCTATGAGCGATCTGCTTTTATAAGCCACGTCTCGGGCGTGAACTGACCAGTTTGTGTCTCGGTATGTTGTGAGTATTCAGAGGTTCGGTCGGGAGTGTCCCTTTaatgtcctctctgtgtccctttGCTGTAGATTCCCTTCAACGGTCGCGATCACAAGGAGCTCACCCACAGCATTGTCCACGACATAGTCCACTACCCCCGGTTCCTGTCTGCCGAGGCCGTGTCCATCCTCTCAGGGGTCAGTATCGGCTGTTCTTTCTTGTGACGAGCTCTTGCCTGCAGTTTGTGCCTCGCTGTCCTGCTGACCAACCGTGATGAAGGCGTGTCTCTGTGATTTAACCGTGACGGAGTTGGAGAGAGACCCCGTGCCGGTGGCAAGGCACACGCGCTCACTGGCACTGCCAACTGCgagaactgctctctcgcagCACGTCTGAACTGCGGGTCCGTCGATGGACAATAACGAGCCTCTCCTTGTTGTTTTCAATCCGCAGCTCCTCCAGAAAGACCCCAAGAGACGCCTGGGGGCCGGGTGGCGAGGGGCGCAGGAAGTGAAGAGGCATCCCTTCTTCGAGGTACGTGGCGCAGGCAACCGCTTCACCGCCAGGGAGTAAAATGAACACCGGGTGAATGcgggtagatttagccagtggcgGGTACATCGGTCAATCTTCCCAGCCACTGTGGCGGGCAGCCAACAAGTATACGGGAACTTTTAGTTTCTCCTCGCGTATTGGTcgatatgtttcaaaatacaaattctTTTGAGGTTGTAGTGTTGGTATCTTAGTTGATTTGGCAAAccgcaatatcatgtttttgttttttaatatatggcaGTCGGACGTATTTCACAGagagcaatgaagcagaagtaaggtggttaaggatgtggaaaaataatgacttttaatgacttttcaaagtcataattactgactttGTAAGAACCTGGATCAGAGTGTCAATGCAACTATTATAATTCTaaaacaaagtccatatacgcACAGTCGGtgcaattctgcagatctgcgcatctctgcggaaatctgcactCCAACGCGCCCCATGGCTTCcttacagacaaacacaaacctgtataatgtgtgcagtgcaattaaactaccatgAATCTACAGCTGATATGTTAACCCAccaaaaagccaaacacccttctgcaacactagcaatgacagaaaaggaaagaggagcaacaaacacatcatTCATATTACAGACACAGCAAGCTGTtgctatttatattttatttgctgTAACTCGAGCGCAcatatagaaaaatatattggtCGGTCAGTTACAAATGTGactgcaaaatattcctttataaaacagatagtcacaacctttatagttaatttgaaattgtgacaataaaaggTTGTGCTAATGTCGGGGAACAATATGAGAGTCTGACACGAGGTGCGTGAGAGTTGACAgctctgctgttattatgccatttccaaacggcttctaataatgtttttttacgtagatatttatttaccaAGGTTGTGTTAGATAACTATTCATCAACTGCATCAGTTACAAGGTATTCATTTATGGGAAACGATTTGCGATCGAGACGtgcggagattctgctgaagagaaacgtgggTTTGTTTACTGGCGTTTGCGCAGCTGCAGAGCACAGGCCTGGTactgaccaatggaaaggacgttaggcaccatataacacccctgtGTCAGTTTAGTGTGTTGATCCAGagccccattagctgccatgttattgcatgtGATTGATGAAATGGAAAACGATGCTCCCGCACActgtctctactagcaagtgttataatttaaTCAGATGTAGTGTTTTGGTTAAAGagcttataacacttgcaagtagaaactgtgtgggagcatgttgtTTCTACCCAGATCCTTTCCCCTCATAcgcacctgtctagtctatacaggtgtgcgaTTAGCTTCTGTTATGGTGATTGATACATGTACGCACCGTCATGcatttctggtgatgtttgcctttggctggtaaaaataccaagtggctggtaagtgttttccttctaccagacacagtggctagtggccaaaaaggTCAGTGTTATCCCCTGTTCACCGCTCTGTCccatcctccctctcctctctctcgttCCAGGATGTGGACTGGGCTGGGATGCAGGCGAGGACAGTGGAGCCTCCCTTTCTGCCCCCTGCCAAACGCTTCCAGGCCCTGGACCACTCCGCAAAGCCCATCCTCACGCCGCCGCCTCTCGAGGAGAGAGCACTGACTCCGGAGGAGCAGGACATCTTCAGCAGCTTCCAGTATGTGGCAGATTGGTGGTAATGTTGGTGACACCAGAACAGCAGGACATTAgaagagagacagactgtcccagagagggacagagacagccAGACAGACTGTCCCAGAGAGGGACATCTTCTGAACATCTCAGCACTTTTATGCCCGTCTGACTGAGCTCTCTCTCAGGAACGCATCACATCATGTGTGGCTTCAAACTCGTATCATCTCGTCACCCTGCTATCCTGCCCTACTGTAGTAGTaagagtagtgtgtgtgtgactgcgtTTCACAAGAACCCATGTCAGAGAGTGACGGTGCTGTAAACCCGTGCAGTGCTCAACACAGGGCACGTATGACCTGCTGCCCATGAGCTGAGACTGTGCCCAACACACAGCCCCTTCCCTGCTGCGTCCCGAGGGGCAGAGAGGCGCTCGTACCACAGGGCCCCTGGGACTTCATTAAAAGTGCTGTGAACGGCAGCGGTCAGGACGCAATCTGCTCAGTCAGACGGGCATAAAAGTGCTGAGATGTCCAGGAGATGTCCTGCTATAAGAGCTGCTGTCCAGGAGGCCAATCTGCGCTTTCTGCTCTAATGGACATTCCTTCAGTCCGGCTCGCACGATGAACAGCGTTGGTGGGAAGACGATCCAAACCTCCTGAGTCAACTCCGCCTACTTCACATCGGGACTTTCCTCTGAACCGAAACGGTGCATTATGGGAGTAACAGAGATTTCTCCTCCTCTATATAACGGAGAAGCTGctcatttcatattcaaagctCTATTTAAAAAACAGATGCATTTTTTAACACGATGCACCTGGACTGTATTGGAGACGCCGGCTGAACACACACGCCTGCTGAACACACATGAGTTATGACGTCAGCAGCAGTGTCCACCGGCCTGGCGAGCGCGTTACGAGTGTCTCTAGCAGTggctcatgaatattcatgacaCGGGCCTCAGGCTGGTTTGGTTGTGCTAGACGGGCGACAGATCGGTGGCAACTCGAAACGTGAGAGCGAGCGTGTgggttataattattattgccaTTTACAATGCATTGACAAGAACAGTAATACTGATGTCTCGGAAGTGTTCGGCATTTTTTGTGTTGAAACatcctgtctgcactgatcagctTCTACAATCTAGGATGTGAGACCTTAGACAGTGTTGACTGTATCTTCCGCACACTGGTGTAAACTCTGAATCCTACATTTGTAAAATGgattatgcctgaactgcactgtattattattgtattgcactgtattgcacttattattGCACTTGGTATTGCTCTGATAGTTTGTAAGTCGCtttggacaagggtgtctgcaaagaaatattaataataattgttcagGTAAAATGTACAGAATCTCATCCAGCGgaaaaatgagaaaaaagagattcttcttcttcttattacttttctcattatttattattatttattattattattattggttgtGTTGCCACAATTAAATGCCGAACACCTTCAGCATTACGACATACAGTACTACttatgataattataataattatccaCATGCTGTCTGTTCTTTTTGAATCGCCGCCAATCCGTCTCGTCTTCGATTACAAGCCCCGCCACCGCAACTCCATTACTCCCACAATGCATTGCGGCTCAAAGAAGAAAAGGGGGAGTTGACGGTCTTGTTTCAATGGAGGGTCTTTGGCGATACCCCTTGGGCTGGAGCCGGACAGAGCAAAGGCTTCTGTGCCGGAGAGAAGCAGGTACAAGTAAGCCCTCACCTGGAGCCCCTCGGCTTGGGCAACGCTGTTTATTCGGTATTGTATTTTACacttacaaataaaaaccatataaattaatacttgtgattcattttttttattcctttaaGAAATTCTCTTTAAATCATCGAGTGAATCAAAAAAGGCAAGATCAAAAGCAAGAACATGTGAATCAGTGCATTTAAAACACTGCATATAACGAAAACTGATATTCATTTCCAAAAATGACATTCCAAACAGTCCGCTGCGTTGTGTTCGTCGGTGAACGtgttaaacaaatcaaaaccaaaacgaaacaaaacagTCAACACATCAGACAGCTCACAAGAACACATTCTTTAACCAGTCAAatcaaaaccatttaaaaacgGACAATTATATGAAGAAAAGTCAgttttcttctctaaattcaaaacaaatactgtaatatgagtttctctttttctcttttgctTGCTTGGCCAACTCAAATTCACCCCAACGTCTTTGTGAATTTTTCCACGGCCCCTTCTCCGGGTACGGCACCCCTGGAGCATGAGGTCGTGGGCCGGCCCCTCCTCTGTTCCCCGTACCTCGTCCGAGGTGGCCAGAGGAGGCGCCCTTCTGTCGTGCCGGCGGTTTCGCGATTCTTCCCCTGTCGCACCCCAGTGCAGCGCCGGTGTTCCTGGCCCTGGCTCTCCGGTCTACCCGCGCCGGCACCCGATCTAGTTCCCCCTCCAGCCGGGACTTTCTTCCTCGCGCTGTCCTTTGGCCCGGCCCCCGAGGCCCCGCTCTCCGCTCTCGCAGGCACTGGCAGGACGGGTCTGTTTGTCTTTTCAGGGGGCCGGGACTCTGCAACCCCTGCTTTCACGGGAGGAGGGAGGGGCTTCTGCCCCGGCTCCAGCacggggtggggggtgtggggTGCTCGGCTGTCTCGGCTTGTGAGGGAGACATGCGTGTGCAGGGGTCCGTGTGTCATGAAAGACTGATTTCAAAATCCATGTCCACCGAGTGCGGGTTTCACGAAGacttcaaaagcaaaatataggATTTAATCATCATTATTTACATGTACCTATACATTACTGTGACCTATACATCCAGTAAATCCTActtaaatgattattattgaaGAGTcgtagaaatccagagagagatgtatgTTTCCAGTCAAAGGTTTGTATTAcgagcagctgcaaggaagaggttcaagaggcgatctcaagaacagtcttagagaagtcacacactacaggcacttttatgcagaccagactgGAGAGACAGATAACAGCCCACATGACTGTCCCGTGATGAGCGCAAGTTCGgcttctgcctgacaactcgttgggaaaacccatatatggttaaaccgGGGAGAATTAaagcatacgtaatgtttaatataaggggggtttgatgtatcaagcccaaattgctggagaaaatATCAATATCAACTGATCAATATTTCATCTCTTACCTACTCAGTGTATTTAGGGATTTTGCGTTATGACTGGGGACATCAAACTCTTTGTCATGGAAATGACCTGCAAAGTTTGATTACAGCATCATAATTTCCCGAAGCACTTGGTTATTGCTTTATCCCATATCTAAGAAACCTTCACTGAGTAAGTGCCGTTTCCTGtctgaatgtatgtattattattattattattttcttttgctcTAATACATTTTTCCTATTAATCTACCTATTTATGTGTAAcacctagtttttttttttttaaatccactcCTCTGATCGGATGTGGCACTCCGATCCCCCCTCGTGCTTTCTTAACAGATAATCCACCACCGATACGTCCCTCAGTTTGACATCGTGTCCCAGTGTTTCTGTTTGAAAGGACAATGACAGCTGCGACGATTCTATCAGCCAACTGCAAAACATGCACTCCACCTCGGACCCGTGCTACACGAGTAACACCTCAATGATTGAACAATGACAACTGTAACCACCCCAACACCCAACTCACAGACCCGTATCACCCCTGTAACACTTCGTTGCTATAATACGCATATTAATCAATACGCTACGCCCTGTGCCAGCTATGGTACTGTAGTCATACTGcaaggaaatgaaaaaaatactgGCACGTCGGTGGCATACGCCGATCGGTATAACACGCAAGTATTACACCTCCGGATCGCAGACTTGGGCACCTGCAACCCCACTGCAGTCTCTGCGTCCCAGCTGCAGGGCCCGAACCGCACACCGCAGCGGACTGGCCGAGACACGACTACACCAACTCCCGCAGGATAGTGGCAGCCAGGGCACGAAGCCCTAGAAACCCGGGACCCTCTGACTTGAGAAATCTCTGTAGACTTATTGCACTCTTTAATTCTTGATAGTGGCACGGTGCCCCTGGTGACTATTGATACCCGTACAGAACACTAATTTACAGGGTCCCAGACAGCAATTTTAGGTTGGGCCAACGTTGGACTCCAGGTGGCAGTTTGTTTGGCCCAATGTAGATAACTGACGGTGGGCCAATGTCATTTTGCTCATCGGGCCAGTGTTCTCCCAAAGTTGGTATTTGCTTATCATTCCCAGGTGGGTCAACGTTGGTCCAAAGTTTTCCAGCAAGAAAAGGAATATTATCCAAAAAATGTAGTAACCCATAACgagcacatttttaaaaataatgatcaattacacttttattttagGCACAGATATTAGGAACACATAGTCAGGTATTAATTCCACAGTTTAGTTCAAACATTGCTTTATGCAATGCTATTTAATTCAGTGCATATCTGATTGTTTTGTTAGTAACGCTGTATTTGCTCCTCTATGTAGCCTGACTAACACCTTCACAAAAGCTACATGACATCACAGCATTCATAAAGCTTTATAAAAACATCCCCAATATACATAACAGGCGTGTAAGTATTCATGAGTCTCCTTTCCTTCTGGCCTTTCCCCTGAGTCAGTGCCACGTTACAAATACTTACACACCTGTTATGTCACTTGGAGAAGTTGTTATAAAGCTTTATGAGTTATATTATGACAAGTTATGTAGCCTTTATGAAGGTAACATAAAGAGGCATTCCCAAAAAAATTACCCATTTTGTTTACCGGTtagtgaaaaaaatacaaaaaaaaaccagGTCAAAATACTATGATTTAGTAAACcattagtttgctattagtacAATATTTGTACAGTATTACATTTGGActttaatcaaacaaatataaatgagAAATTATGCAATTGCAAATGACCACAGGTCAGGTACCCAATAGTTGATGGTGGAAATAGTAGAAATACATTCATGTCAAATGCATCTCCATTCTCATGTATTTTATGATAAATAAATGTCGATTTACCAGTTGTATACAGAATGCGAACTTCATATTGGGCCCACTCTTCCTCTCTTCTGCTGCCTTTGATTTCTGCCTTTTTAAGTTTCTCCCGATTGAAATTTGGCCATTTACATGTTTCTCCATTCACCATCCCAGAGACGGGCACAATGTCAACCTCCTGTGATTCAAGGAACTCAGCAATGTGAAACATTATGAGGATTTCTGTACACAAATGATTCAAAAGGGATATTTTAAAAGGATATTCAccaaatattcatatttaacatgTTACACTAAATGTAACAGAGGAGCTGCAACAAAGCTATTTCTAGAGGGCATCAGGACATGTTTATTTGTAACAACTGACAAAGGTGTAATTTCTATCTGAGCACTAAGATTGGAAACCCTGTAGATGAACTGAGAGGATAGGAAAATAACTCTtctattgttttaaatgatttaaaaactATGTAAGATTCTCCTTCACACTGTATAACGTTCTGTACAAGAGCAGTGTCGTCTTGTATTTTAGTACAGTTGTCCCCTGGAGATCCTTGCAGACAACTTCTTCATACTGTTCAGACAACAGAAAATCAAACGGACGTGGCcctttgttgtgttgttttcgcagttccatttttttcttctccaattTCATCCAGTTGGAGTCAGTTTCTGACAATCGACGTATTACTTTGTTGTAATGGCAATTCTGGTTTTCTTATCAACGTTTTAAGCTTTCCAAGAAAACTTTCCAAAGGAAAAGCTGAAATGCCATCAAGTGGAACAAAACGCTTCACAGCTGCAGACAAATGTACGAGATTATGAACATTGTACAGCAGCATGTCTGTACCGTATAGATCACCAAAGTTCTTCACAAAGAGAACAAGTATGTCATGGGCATCATCTGTACAGTCATTAGAGAATGAGGGGCTCACAAGCATAAATATCTCTACAAAAAGTAGCAAGACGTCAGACAGCCTTCGCGCTAAAACCAATAGACCAGTGTACAACAAGAACTGACGGAATTCAGCAGCTTTCCACTTCTGTACTTCGTTAAGTGACCTTGGCTTTCGACTGAATTCTTTTGGCACATGAGTCCGTAAATCATGTCATTCTTCAGACAGCTGATTGATTACAGTGGTACCCGATCCTTTTACCCACAACAGATTAGCCTTCTGGTAACACCAAGACGCACAAGATGCCTATGGTCTAATGGAAATTGTGAGACCATGCCTATGTTAAGGTCGCTAAGTGGTGAGGATCCAGGGTGGTGGTCTTGGTCCCtcatttctgcaaaatcaaTGTCTGTCCTCAACGTAGCATTGGTCTCCGGCAATGTCATCTTGCCATCTCATACCCCTCCTGTCCCCAGTTGTCACATCCATGATAACCAGTATGTGCTTTGATATTCTTGACAAACGCACGAGCAGGTGTGTCACAAATCACTGACGACAATTTGGCCTCATAATGTTTCCCACTGTATGAAATTCCTTCACCCTGAATTAATTTCATCTCTTGTATGAAATCATACAGAAACTCTGAAACGTTGCCAGGTTTGCTTGGACCACAGAATGTTCCGATTGGAAATGGTTCTTTCCATGGAAATGGTTCAGACTGAGCATCCCAAGAATTGGCCACAATTGCATATTTGTACATTTGAACAGTGGCAGGCCGTCAATATTtatctgtagtaacagtgtttCTGTGTCTCTGAAAAGTGCTGGAAAGGTGCACAATTTAGTCATTAAATGACTGGAAATACCAACATGGTAATATGATCCCCCTGTGATGTCCTTGATTTTGTAACTTGTCACTGTACCTAACAGAGTTCTGGCATCTGTAGGTAGGGATGGATCATCTTTGCCAATTATAACTAATAGATCTGACAGTGCAGCATTTGGTACTTTATATTGAACTGCCCATTGTGCAGTACTGTCCTTAATGTCATCATCTGTGTCTGATTCTGGTTCTGTGTTGTACAAACGATTGTCAGTCTCAAATGTTGTGCTGTTGAATAAGGGCtgtgcatttaaatgaaaaatgttgtcgTGTGTTCTGTGAGTCAGAATCAGAAATGAAATGTGATATAGATGGCTCTGAAATAGAAGCACTGTTAGCCACCGATATCTCAGAAAATGGCTCATTTTCTGTTTCATCTGGATGGTTTGCAGATGTATTTCTAATTTGTGCTCGCACTCTTCTCTGTACTGCCCACTATGATGCAGGTTTGAATTGCCCTTCTGGATTCATCATTTGGAGTCTTCATCAGTCTGACAACAATCACAGGATAACATAAAGCCATGATATACATTTAAGTATCATTATTTCTATTATTCGTAGTAGTACTGACAGTCGTAGTAAGTGCTATTACCGAGCACCAGGGCCCGCCGACCACACTGCTGTAATGTATTTGAGACGCGCCAAAATAAATGATACTGAGAAAGTCGGGCGTCCGATGTGTAGGCGCTCACTGCAATACCACCACGGAagctttaaaacacaaaaaagcactGGATGCTGTTGATGCTGCTCTGGTGTGTCTGCTAACGCCTTCACAATAGCGCAGCATCTTCAGCAAACTCCTCCCCCGAGGTGCTGCGCTCATGTGTGCGTTAAACAGCCAATAAGAACAAcggaaacaaacagaaaacttgTTTCAGTTTCTTCTTTGGCTTCTTCATGAACAATACTGGCCCTCAGTAATACAGATTTACTGGGTACATCACATAAGTCAGCTTTAAGAAAAAAGGGGTCTTTCTCTATCCACATaccttcattttttattttattttattttacttgagaGGCAAATTGTTGGGCCAACGCTGGCCCATGGTTAGCGTGCCAATCGACAACTTGCTAACCAAGCCAACCATAAACCAACGTTGGGCCAACTTAGTTTGCTGTCTGGTGTGGTATTGAATATCCTAAACTCACCCCTATCCTGTTCTGATCAGACCCTGTTCCTCTGGGTATCCGGGTGGCACTCTGGCACAGTGACCCtgttcacacagacacgcagggagagacatgcagttcttcagttactgttcattgtttatCATCATTATCGCCTTTCAGTGTGTTTTCATTTGTgttcatttcatattttttgaatttgtgttttatttgcattttagtgtattgtttttcttattacaAAAAATCGTTGTTATAAAGTATACTACTGTAAACTAAAGTTATGtatattgcatttgcattgttttatttgttctaaccaaagtgtttttctctcttgaacATGGACATGTACACGGGAGAATAAAAGggttaatgaaaacattttggttcttttcattcatcatatatttacatttttaaagcaatgtcAGGTGATGAAACATTATCATATTTTCAAAACCTGGTATCTGGGAAGGGTATCTGGAGTCGAAGTGGTTAAGAGGACAATCaaggtgtgtgttttatatttaaatgtatgttaacAATATGTTTAGAAGttttgaaaaaatgtataaagtatTATGTACTTCAATATATAAAAGTGgccataattcacatttttatgttttaaaaatatctgaATGTATTTCACAATATGCAATAACTGCAATTTACAGATTTCAAAGTATATTATAAGATACTGcaatatattttccaaaaaaGACAATatagtgtaatatatatatatatatatatatatacagtgggggaaaaaagtatttgatctcctgctgattttgtacgtttgcccactgacaaagaaatgatcagtctataattttaatggtaggtgtattttaacagtgagagacagaataacaacaaaaaaatccagaaaaatgcatttcaaaaaagttataaattgatttgcatgttaatgagggaaataagtatttgaccccttcgacttagtacttggtggcaaaacccttgttggcaatcacagaggtcagacgtttcttgtagttggccaccaggtttgcacacatctcaggagggattttgtcccactcctctttgcagatcctctccaagtcattaaggtttcgaggctgacgtttggcaactcgaaccttcagctccctccacagattttctatgggattaaggtctggagactggctaggccactccaggaccttaatgtgcttcttcttgagccactcctttgttgccttggctgtgtgttttggatcattgtcatgctggaatacccatccacgacccattttcaatgccctggctgagggaaggaggttctcacccaagatttgacggtacatggccccgtccatcatccctttgatgtggtgcagttgtcctgtccccttagcagaaaaacacccccaaagcataatgtttccacctccatgtttgacggtggggatggtgttcttggggtcattcctcctcctccaaacacggcgagttgagttgatgccaaagagctcgattttggtctcatctgaccacaacactttcacccagttctcctctgaatcattcagatgttcattggcaaacttcagacgggcctgtacatgtgctttcttgagcagggggaccttgcgggcgctgcaggatttcagtccttcacggcgtagtgtgttaccaattgttttcttggtgactatggtcccagctgccttgagatcattaacaagagcctcccgtgtagttctgggctgattcctcaccgttctcatgatcattgaaactccacgaggtgagatcttgcatggagccccagaccgagggagactgacagttattttgtgtttcttccatttgcaaataatcgcacc is a genomic window of Amia ocellicauda isolate fAmiCal2 chromosome 10, fAmiCal2.hap1, whole genome shotgun sequence containing:
- the LOC136759733 gene encoding serine/threonine-protein kinase N2-like — its product is MRIYSILPAVVPAAAVFVAWWWCRPRNQGPASEDSASIVDQSSSQVQDSAGEEDGAGEDLSETCSLPASSNEDRNLIVEQRCSQVEDGAGEEDGPGEEDSPGAGQIEMHSLSALSSGDTPSIVNESCSQVEDGPGEEDGPVAGQIEMHSLSALSSGDTPSIVNESCSQVEDGAREEDGPGAGQIEMHSLSAPSSGDTPGIVDQSSLDMWQDAQEDVFVSLDDLDCLEQQPDLDLKTGPPPPEMRGDRCMDFECMGLLGRGGFGKVVLAEYKKNGAMVAIKALKKSDIVARGLIDSVLCEKRILEALINEPFVVDYYGSFQTAHHVAFILEWAPGGDLRPGIYTDMYSEPRAVFYAACVVLGLEALHKRNIVHRDLKLENLLMDADGYVKLGDFGLCREGMGVNDRASTICGMPQFMAPEMLTQPSYTRDVDWWSFGVLLYEMLVGKIPFNGRDHKELTHSIVHDIVHYPRFLSAEAVSILSGLLQKDPKRRLGAGWRGAQEVKRHPFFEDVDWAGMQARTVEPPFLPPAKRFQALDHSAKPILTPPPLEERALTPEEQDIFSSFQYVADWW